A genomic stretch from bacterium includes:
- the ybgF gene encoding tol-pal system protein YbgF, with amino-acid sequence MRRTSVVLFLSSLLLWQTAAAGDSKLGIGLNAGVQKPYCDVLHTGLAPAGEVMVRFLASDYLTLSLSVGGGVLSDGLSYYTYQTKMVTGDLKANLSLVKTGRIRPYLTVGASLYNFEYTADKPWAIGLANDGERFSSNAIIVGGGMEILTAPQFAVNLFADYRHTPTDLLDGAELGKAKDGYLNGRIGFTYYFGNRLKKAQPSEEDLIAQQLEDASQTENSEKMSKFEAKLDKLEAGDADMYMESYVRLKSRVDELYQLIDNKEKELEDLRAALDLKNKRIIDLETTLERGGTTEQVAVGEFSLSYEEALRLFYARRYQEAISLFSALKAKYPDHPLVSNCHYWIGECHFGLQDYAQASDVFQGVFNWPNSLKRDDATLMLGRCYYNLHDTGKARSYFQGVIDDYPDSEYIEKAKSWLQRIG; translated from the coding sequence ATGAGGAGAACGTCAGTTGTTCTATTTTTGAGCAGCTTGCTTTTATGGCAGACGGCTGCAGCGGGTGATTCCAAGTTGGGCATTGGGCTGAACGCCGGCGTTCAAAAGCCCTATTGTGATGTTTTGCACACCGGACTTGCACCTGCAGGTGAAGTGATGGTGCGCTTTCTGGCCAGCGATTATCTGACGTTATCGCTCTCTGTCGGCGGCGGTGTGCTCAGCGACGGTTTGAGTTATTACACCTATCAGACCAAGATGGTCACCGGCGATCTCAAAGCGAATCTGAGTCTGGTCAAGACCGGCCGGATCCGGCCTTATCTGACTGTGGGCGCCAGCCTGTACAATTTCGAGTACACTGCGGATAAACCTTGGGCCATTGGCCTGGCCAATGACGGTGAACGGTTCAGCAGCAACGCCATCATCGTCGGTGGAGGCATGGAAATTTTGACGGCGCCTCAATTTGCGGTCAATCTGTTCGCCGATTATCGCCACACGCCGACCGATCTGCTCGACGGTGCTGAGCTGGGCAAGGCCAAAGACGGCTATCTCAACGGCCGCATTGGTTTTACTTATTATTTCGGCAACCGGCTGAAAAAAGCGCAGCCCTCGGAAGAGGACTTGATCGCGCAGCAGCTGGAGGACGCTTCCCAAACCGAGAACAGCGAAAAGATGTCCAAGTTCGAGGCCAAGCTCGACAAGCTCGAGGCCGGCGATGCCGATATGTACATGGAATCCTACGTGCGGCTGAAATCAAGGGTGGACGAACTGTACCAGCTCATCGACAACAAGGAAAAAGAGCTGGAGGATCTACGGGCCGCGCTGGATCTCAAGAATAAACGCATCATCGATCTGGAAACGACGTTGGAGAGGGGTGGGACGACCGAGCAGGTTGCCGTGGGCGAATTCAGCCTCAGCTACGAGGAGGCGCTGCGGTTGTTCTATGCCAGACGTTATCAGGAAGCGATTTCGCTGTTCTCGGCCTTGAAAGCCAAGTATCCGGATCATCCGTTGGTCAGCAACTGTCATTATTGGATAGGAGAATGCCATTTTGGGCTGCAGGATTATGCCCAGGCTTCAGATGTTTTTCAGGGTGTTTTCAACTGGCCGAATTCGCTTAAACGGGATGATGCGACATTGATGCTGGGCCGCTGTTACTACAATCTGCATGACACCGGCAAAGCCCGAAGCTATTTTCAGGGCGTGATCGATGATTATCCGGACAGTGAATATATCGAAAAGGCCAAAAGCTGGCTGCAGCGAATCGGCTAG